In Terriglobus aquaticus, the genomic window GTGCAGGTGCGCGCCAGTGGACCACTCGATCCATTCACCCTTGGGCAGCCAGATGTGCTCAGTGGACAGGCCCGTCTGCGTGTTGGCAGGGGTTGTGACCGGGGCAACGAGCATGTTGTCGCCGAACATGTACTCGTTCTTTGAGGTGTATGCCTCGGCTGCTTCCGGGTAGTCGTAGTAGAGCGGACGATCGAATGCCACGCCCGTGTCATAGGTGCGACGGCCTTCGGTGTACAGGTAGGGCTGCATGGCATAGCGAAGCTGGAAAGCGCTGCGCATCACATCGCTGAATGGCTCGGGATAAGCCCACACGCGGCGTTCGGCTTCAGGATTCTTGGTCGTGTGCGTGCGCAGGATGGGGCTGAAGATGCCGAACTGAATCCACCGGGCGTAGAGTTCCGGATCGACCTTGCCCGGCATGTGGCCGCCGATGTCATGCGACCAGTAGGCATAGCCCACGTTGGCTGCAGTGGCGGTGAACCACGGCTGGAAGGCCAGCGAGTCCCAGACCGATACGGTGTCGCCGGAGAAGCCGATCTGGTACCGGTGATTGCCGAGCCCGCCCCAGCGATGGAAAAGCAGCGGCCGCTTGCCCTCGTGCTCCTGGTCGGTGAAGTGGATGTAGTTGAGCCACCAGGTCGGGTTCACGCCTGCAACCTGCGTCTTGCCTTCCTGCTGCCAGTCGAGCCACCAGAAATCGACGCCTTCTCGCTCCAGCGGATGGTGCAAGAGGTCCATGTAATTCAGAGCGTAGGTGCGGTTCGTCAGGTCGAAGGGAACGTATTTGCCGCTCGCCGGATCCATGCCCATCTTGCGCGCAAACTCCGGATACGCCGTTTCCCACGGCTGTACGCCGCTGGCGGGGTGCAGGTTCAGCGTGACCTTTAGGCCCTGGTCGTGCAGTTCGGTTAGGAAGTCCTTCGGGTCAGGGAAGAGCGTGTTGTCCCAGCTATAGCCGCTCCAGCCCTTGCTGTGGCCCGAGGCGTCCTGCTCGTCGAAATGACGTCCAAAGGTCTTATGCCAGTCCATGTCGATGACGAAGACGTCGAGCGGCAGGTTGTTTTCATGGAAGCCGTTGACCAGGTCGCGCAGCTCCTGGTCGGTGTAGGCCCAATAGCGGGACCACCACGCGCCGAAGGCGAAGCGCGGCGGCAAGGGGATGCGGCCGGCGACGCGAACGTAGTCGCCGAGCGCGGCTTTGTAGTCGTGGCCGTACCCGAAGAAGTACAGGTCGCTTCGCTCCGTCGCCGGACGGGGCTTCACCCACGGCTGGGTTGTCGCGTCGTGCGTGGTGCTGAACGCGACGGAGTCAAAGAGTGGACCATTGTCGTCGACCACGGCCCAGCCTTCGCGCGAGACGAGGCCCTGGCCGATCGGCTCGCGAAGGTGCTCCGCACCCTGCGCGCCGTCCAGCGTTCGCGTTGTGCCCAGCAGGTTGCCGGTGGTCGCCATGCCGGGGTGCCAGGTGACCGGATGGCCGTCCAGCTTGAGCGTGATGCCGAGGTTCTGGGCGGTGAAGCCTTCGCCGTCGCCCGGCCGATAGACCAGGTGCAGGTCCGCCGTGTCGATCGTCACCTCGCGCGCCGTGATCTTCTTCTGAAACGCGGGCACGGGAAGATTCCGATTGAGAAAGATGAAGCTCGCATCATCAACGAAGTGCCCGTCTGCGCTCGACTCAAGCCGGATGAGTTGCGGTGTAAGCACGGTGAATCGAACGTCTCCGGCCGAAACGACGGCTGCTGAGTTCGCTACTGGATTGATGCCGCTGTCCGGAGCAGCCTGGGCCATACTCAAGGACGCCTGAGCGACGCATGCTGCGACCGCAAGAAGAGAAAGACGCAAAGCCATAGCTGGCAGTGTAGAGGAGATGGCATTCGGCTGGCCCGCGAAGCGCGACGGCGCAGTGGCGATCAAGGCGGTGTCAGCGAGGTTTGCAACGATATTCGCAACTGTACCTGCCGGACCCTATACTCGCTGTGCTCTGGAGGCTCCGCTCTGATGAACACCGTAAGACTTCTATGTATGCCGGCAGCGATCGGCTTTGCTGCAGTCGCGCTTGGCCAGACGAAGTTGCAGCCCGGCACGATGAAAGCAATCGCAGAGGTGAGCCCGCGCTTTGTGTCGTACAACATCGAAGCGGTTGAGGTGACCGGTGGACGCTTCTGGAAGCCGTACGGAAGCACAGCCAAAGAGACGCAGCAGTCCACGAACACGCCCGGAGCGATGGACCCAAGCCTGTATGAATACAGGCCGCCGATCGATCTCTCGAATCCCAAGCTGCGAAAGCTGGCAGCAGCGCTCGGGCCGTCGTACCTGCGCGTGAGCGGTACGTGGCGGAACTTCACCTATTTTCAGGATGACGATCAACCGCCAGCTCAGACGCCACCGGCCGGCTACAACGGTGTGATGACGCGCGCGGAGTGGAAGGGCGTGATCGACTTCGCACGAGCGGTGGAGGCCGACCTTGTGACCTCTGTGGCAGTCAGCGCCGGAACTCGCGATGCGGAAGGGAACTGGACGCCTTCGGAGGCGAAGAAATTCTTCGCCGCGACAAAGACCATGGGCGGCCATATTGCCGCAACCGAGTTTATGAATGAGCCGACGTTTCCCGACATTGGCGGAGCCCCGAAGGGCTACAACGCCGCGCAGTACGGGGCCGACGCGAAAACCTTCGGCGAGTTCCTGAAGCGCGAGGCGCCCGATACACGGTACCTGGGGCCAGGTAGCGTAGGAGAGGACATGCAGCTTGCGCCAGCGGGCACCCCCGTCAGTCTGCGCATTCGCATGCTGGACACCCATGATCTGATGGCGGCGAGCGGGCCCATCTACGACGTGTTCTCGTACCACTTCTATCCCACGGCTTCCAGCCGCTGCCTTGGAGCGAACGCCACCAAGCCCGACGTGGTGCTGACGAACGATTGGTTCCAGCGCAACGTGACGGTCTACGACTTCTACGCGAAGATTCGCAATGCATCCCTGCCGGGCAGAGAGGTGTGGCTGACCGAAACCGGAGAGGCAGGATGTGGTGGGGATCCATGGTCCTCGCAGTTTGCCGATACCTTCCGCTTTGTCAATCAGCTTGGGTCGTTGGCGCAGCGAGACGTGAAGACAGTCATGCAGAACACGCTGGCGGCAAGCGACTACGCGTTCCTCGATCCGACGACACTCGACCCGCGGCCGAACTACTGGGCCGCCGTGCTTTGGAAGCGGCTGATGGGAACAGAGGTGCTCGACCCCGGCGTGCCTTCGACCGCTTCGCTGTATGTGTATGCGCAATGCCTGCGCGACCGCAAAGGTGGGGTGGCGGTCGTTGCCCTGAATACCAGTCGCGAGGCGGCGGAAACTCTGGACGTTCCAACCAAAGCGGAGCGGTACACGTTGACCTCTCGCGATCTGTTCAGCTCGGTCGTGATGTTGAATGGACAGAAGCTGACGGCGGCACCGGACGGTGCGCTCCCGGAGATGAAAGGCACTGCCGCCCAACAAGGTACGGTCTCGCTTCCACCTGCGAGCATCACCTTCCTGACCATGGCGACGGCGGGCAATTCGGCCTGTCGCTAAATGCGGAGCGCAACGGGTGCCTTAATCCGTTGCGCCTTGTTGCTTCTGCCTAGTGCTGCTTCACCGTGAGCTGGTAAGTGCTGCTGTGCGTCAGGAAGCCGTCACTGGCGGTAAGGGTCACGGTATACGCTCCCGGTGGTGTGTAGACGGAGTTCTGGTTGGGGATCTTTCCCGAGCAGCCGGACAACAAGGAAGCGGTACACCACAAGCCCACGCAAAGGATGCCCAACCGGGCGAGTTCCGGATACTTACGACGCAGGCGCAGGAGCCCTGCAACCGAAAGCGCAGCGGCCAGGGCCGTCCAGAGAGATGTGTGACCGTAGCCGACCAGCGTGTACTGCGACGCGGTGCTGACGGAGCTCTGGACCGACACCGGTGCAGAGAGCGCCAGGGTGGAGGCGCCCGTAAGAGAACAACTAGAAACCGGCACCGTGCTGGTACAGGTGAGCGTTACGGGTGCGCTAAAGCCGGCGATGCCTGCTAGGTTGATCACGTTCGGATCGCTGAGGCCGGCGAACACGGAATCGCTGTTGTGCTGAAACGCCACCGAGAAGTCGACGCCATTGCCGGTAAGCGTAATCGACGCGCCGACGGCCGGCGCGATCGAGCCACTACGAGTTCCGGATGCCGTGGGAGTAAAGGTGACGTACAGGTTGCAGGTCGCGCCCGCGGGCAGGGTGGTGGGGCAATCCGTGGACGTGTGATAGTCCCCGGAAACAGCCAGCGACGGGAACGGCAGCGGACCGGGTGCCTGGTTGGTGATCTGAATGGCCTGGGTGGCCGACGCGCCAACGTCCAGGTTGCCGAAGTTGAGCGAAGTCACTGAAGTTCCGAAAGCCTGGACGCCGGTGCCGGTCAGTGTTGCGGCAAGAGAAGTTCCGGCAAAAGTAGCGGAAAGGGCTCCGGTTCGGGCGCCCAACGCCGTGGGCGTGAACACGACGCTAAGGGTG contains:
- a CDS encoding glycoside hydrolase family 31 protein: MAQAAPDSGINPVANSAAVVSAGDVRFTVLTPQLIRLESSADGHFVDDASFIFLNRNLPVPAFQKKITAREVTIDTADLHLVYRPGDGEGFTAQNLGITLKLDGHPVTWHPGMATTGNLLGTTRTLDGAQGAEHLREPIGQGLVSREGWAVVDDNGPLFDSVAFSTTHDATTQPWVKPRPATERSDLYFFGYGHDYKAALGDYVRVAGRIPLPPRFAFGAWWSRYWAYTDQELRDLVNGFHENNLPLDVFVIDMDWHKTFGRHFDEQDASGHSKGWSGYSWDNTLFPDPKDFLTELHDQGLKVTLNLHPASGVQPWETAYPEFARKMGMDPASGKYVPFDLTNRTYALNYMDLLHHPLEREGVDFWWLDWQQEGKTQVAGVNPTWWLNYIHFTDQEHEGKRPLLFHRWGGLGNHRYQIGFSGDTVSVWDSLAFQPWFTATAANVGYAYWSHDIGGHMPGKVDPELYARWIQFGIFSPILRTHTTKNPEAERRVWAYPEPFSDVMRSAFQLRYAMQPYLYTEGRRTYDTGVAFDRPLYYDYPEAAEAYTSKNEYMFGDNMLVAPVTTPANTQTGLSTEHIWLPKGEWIEWSTGAHLHGPVAVDRSYAIEQLPVFVKPGTILPMQPPMLYTGQKPVDPLILTVFPLADGQTVSYSVYEDSGHAEDYQKNVGTAWTDVKVQQHGEELTVKVAPVRGSYDGMPRQRRLELRLPGDFPPESVTVNGTPLTFTLKSNGPGWRFDGNTLTTTVPTEAIDVQNGATITVRRAAGSLGRRKQLDGFAGRVERLRMAYDQLSADYPTTAAVPDTVTAAMQTGDRIGYHPETAAAELRDFAKHYAEALAATDRMIADSKPATKSVSGAPAAPADADRDRQHQQRIEHAHADLTAAP